From the Parcubacteria group bacterium genome, the window CACAATGTGCCAAGCGTCAAAATAAACAAATAGGCGAAAATCGTGTTGATACCTACACCAGAAAAAAAGAATAACGGAATGATCGCACCAAAAAAGATCATAGATGATGTGAGTGCGACACTCTTTTGTTTGAGAGATACCAATGTCACAAAGCCAACCGCGATCAACATCACAAAAAGTCCCATGCTATGCATGATCAGATCGAAATACATACCCGCCAAAGTCGAAATGAGCATTGCACCGCTACCAATGATGAGGAAAACATTTCCTTGCGTACGCTCTTTCTCAGCGCGCAATGTGCCAAACGCAACACATGCCACCGCAAAAATATAGCCCAAAACAACGCGCGCTGCCGGAGAAAGCCACCCTACTCTTGCCGCATATGTCACAAACCATCCTACAGCGGCAATAACAAAAAATCCACCGACTTTCATCGGCCAATCTTTCGCCAACCATGCAAAAAATCGTTCGATTGCATTCGGACCTGTCGGCGTAATATATACAGGAGCAGAAGCTACTGGCGCTACAGGAGGAGCTTGCGGTATGACATTTATTGTGTCGTGTTCCGGTGCGCTCGCAGACCCTTGTGCCGTAGCAGATGTGTTTTCTGTATGATGCAAGCGATCGAGATATGCTTGTTCCGATGCTGATAACTGTCGACCATATACCGCCTGCTCTACATTTACAGACTGTACAGCCTGTGCAGTTTGTTGCTGTGATTGCGGTGTAAGATGGTCCACTTTTTCTGATAATGCATGCACATCAGATCGTAACGCATCCACATCTTTGCGCAGTCCCAAAAGAAGCTCCAAGAGCTTGTCCATATTTTTGTGTTTAAAAAATTATGTCTTTCTTTTTTGTATTATATCATATAAATCTGCCAGAGATTGCCACGTCTGCAAAAAAGGCAGGCTCGCAATGACAACACATCTTACAAGAGCAGGTTTGTAACCTGATCCCTTCTTTTTATTACACAAAAAAACACGCGGAGCACAGTACAACTGTGCTCCTGCAATAATTCTCTACTTCCTGTCTCCTTTACCAATTGATGGAATTTCCCCATCATATGGTGCAAGCGCAATTGTTACATCATTTTCTTTACACGCCTTCATCCGCGCCAAGACGCACGCACGATGCATACCCTCCGCCAGAACGATCTTCCCTTCGTGCACAATGCCGGTGAGCATCGTCTGATGCGGGAAATTTTCTTCGATTTCGCGCATTTTGGGATTGTCTGCGACCATTGGATGCAACAAAATATCAGCGATCCTTTTTGTCGATGCACCATCATAACATTTAGCCTGCCATCCGCGCGATGGTACGCCATACATCAGTGACACATCATGCGCAGGATCGGCGATGCGATAAACTTCCCATTGCCGTGACTCCGGTGCCAGCGATGCGATATAACTGCGACGCCACATATCCCACGAATCAAACCCCCGTTCTATCCAATGCTTCTCCCATCCTTTTTGATATGCCTCATAGGAACGCCACACAGCAAAGATGTCCCGCCAGTCAATATCGTGTATATATGTAAGTGATGTATATTGTTTTGGAATATTCATAGAATCTATTAATTATTTTTACGATTGTTTTGTAACAATCTTACAGATTTTTGAACTAGAGCAATGCTATCCACGCCATTATAGAATTTGACTGCATTAAGCGATTGGATATCAACCCATTCAAAACCGCTAATATAGTTTTTTTCATCTTCTACAAGATTGTCAATATGTGGATCTCCACTATATCGATCACATGCATAATACATGAGTATAGAATGTAATAATCTTCCATCTCTAGGAGAAACAAAAAAATCATCTGTACAAGAAATCAACGTGCTCTCCTTGATGACAATGCCAACTTCTTCATGCACTTCTCTTCGCAATGCCTCATAAATCCGTTCACCTTTTTTTATACCTCCGCCAGGAAAATCATATCCATCCCACTGCCGCGATAATAATACCTTTCCATCACAAATGATTACCGCATACACCGAAGGGCGAAAAATAAGATCCTGTGCCATATGTTCGCTCTGTTCGCCATGAATATCTCTACAAATTATTTTTTTCATAAAACTTTATACTCGATAAATTATCATTTATTTTTTTATGCGCGTATAATGCGTGAGCGAAAAAATTGTTCTTGAAATTCTGTAAGTGCACGAATCTGCATATCATTATATGTTACCCCATTTGGTACCACGATCAACTTATCATCCATATCATCCAGCCGTTGGATATACGCGATCACTACACCGTCAAATTTTTCACACGGCTCAAAAACACCCAGTATATACGCATCAATCTCTTCCCCATCAGGCATCATTGTATCCGGCACAAAGCCATAGTTGAGTGGATACACAAAACCGTGCTGTGGATGCCGTGAGCCCATTGGTCGATCAATTGTCACAGACACCGGCTTATTGAGAAAGTCTTTCGCCTCAGTCATAAAAATAGCAACTAGTTATTTTATTGATTACCGATCTTCTCTGCAAAAAAGGCGATGATATCCTTGTCCCCGACCAAACAGTTCTCCCCCGTCCACAGCAATGGCACCACCCCTACTTTATTTTTCTCCAGACCGCATTGCTGTGCTGTACGTGTTAATTCTTTGGCATTCTCTTCATTATTGTAGACCTCTTTTTGTTCAAATGGCACTTTTTCTTGTACATTATTTTGTGCGACATATTCCTCCACATTCTTGCAATGTGGACATGTATCGCCATAATAAAAAATAATTTTCTCTGAAAGTGGCGTTTCCATAGAATCATCCGGCAAAATGAAATACAAACCGATGCCCGCCAGCACAAGTCCGATCGCCACACCAATAAAAATATTTTGTTTGTTCATAGCATATTTTTAATTTTATTACTCTCATCTTATCATTATCCGCCTCATAAATCCACATGCGGATAGTAACAATAAAAAACACCGGCAACATGTTGCTATTGTCCGGTGCATAAAATTCATTGAATAAAATTGATGGCATTACGACCAATCAAATACTCTTCCTGCCATCGAGTCGATCGTTTCGCAATCTTCTGACAAAACGGTGGCGGATAATTTATCCTTGGCTATTCCATCCAAAATACTGACCAGAACGGTTCTTTCTTTGAGAAGGTCGCCGATTACTTCCAGCAAGCCTGCTTTGTCCATATCCTTGCATGCGTTCATGCTTATTGAGTCTGTTTTTGAAGCCATAATTCGTTCCTCCCACATGTTTACATTGCGTTTAAAGTACTGTCATCATCTTTCGGATTATTCTAAACAATACCAGACCATTTGTCAAAACTCTATCTGCCTACCGGTAAACTGGCAAATCCATCGCATCAATTTGAACGTAAGCGAGAATATAATGATTCAAATGAACCTCTTATTTTTTTCTACAACAAAAAATACGCACCAATTCTTTTTAAGAATTGGTGCGTAAACATGCGTCATTAGGATGATGTTTGCATCTGACTTATATGCGTAATGACATGTTTGTCATGAGTCGTCTGCTGACCCCCATGATGCATAGCCAGACGCATAGCCTCTTTCAAAATGGTTTTCTGACCCAAATACGTTTTCAGTTCCACAATCGACACTTCACCCACCTGATCCAGCGATACGAGAAGTGTTTGTGGATTATTTGCAACCATGCGAACAAATTGAACATTGGTCACATCTTTCGGGAGAAAAAATCTTTTGAGAAATCTCCTTATGGATGGATCAAGGATATCAACAATATTTTCGCACATATTGCCGGAAAATCGGCAATAAAATTTATCTTTCCGAATCGGGAAATATCGATACTGTGCCACCTCTC encodes:
- a CDS encoding NUDIX domain-containing protein, which gives rise to MKKIICRDIHGEQSEHMAQDLIFRPSVYAVIICDGKVLLSRQWDGYDFPGGGIKKGERIYEALRREVHEEVGIVIKESTLISCTDDFFVSPRDGRLLHSILMYYACDRYSGDPHIDNLVEDEKNYISGFEWVDIQSLNAVKFYNGVDSIALVQKSVRLLQNNRKNN
- a CDS encoding inorganic diphosphatase, coding for MTEAKDFLNKPVSVTIDRPMGSRHPQHGFVYPLNYGFVPDTMMPDGEEIDAYILGVFEPCEKFDGVVIAYIQRLDDMDDKLIVVPNGVTYNDMQIRALTEFQEQFFRSRIIRA